A genomic window from Nicotiana sylvestris chromosome 11, ASM39365v2, whole genome shotgun sequence includes:
- the LOC138881730 gene encoding uncharacterized protein: MLKQIQVNIPLIEVLKDMPGYAKMMKDLMSRKFDFQYLATVTLTQTCSAVVTRPVAEKLSDPGSFTIPCTIGNFAFTKALCDLGASINLMPLVIYKRLGIGRARLTSMLLQLADRTVKRPFGILDDVLIQVGKFVFSADFVILDCKVDEEIPIILGRPFLATGRALIDCETGELKMRLNDEEIIFNVQKYMRHPSEFANCSLIDVVDVIVQCDDEVLTIEDPLAACLTNLEEVNGEDLAEWVLALEGRGFWDRELEFDPLHLGKRETPPAKPSIEEPPKLELKPLPTHLRYEFLGPDSTLPVIISSGLLDVQVQQLLQVLKECKSAIEWTMADIKGINPA, translated from the coding sequence ATGCTCAAGCAAAttcaggtaaatattccattgattgaagTCTTAAAGGATATGCCTGGATACGCAAAAATGATGAAAGACTTAATGTCCCGGAAATTTGATTTCCAATACTTGGCTACGGTGACACTTACTCAGACGTGCAGTGCAGTGGTAACTAGACCTGTTGCTGAAAAGCTCTCTGATCCAGGGAGTTTTACTATTCCATGTACAATTGGAAACTTTGCTTTTACGAAAGCACTCTGTGATTTAGGGGCCAGcattaatcttatgcccctggtcaTTTACAAGAGGTTGGGCATTGGGAGAGCTAGACTCACCTCTATGTTGctgcagctggctgacaggactGTGAAGCGTCCATTTGGGATCCTGGATGATGTACTTATTCAGGTGGGGAAATTCGTGTTCTCTGCAGATTTTGTAATATTGGAttgcaaggtggatgaagaaattcctatAATCTTAGGAAGACCTTTCTTGGCCACAGGGAGAGCTCTTATTGATTGTGAGACCGGGGAGCTTAAGATGAGGCTCAATGACGAAGAGATCatattcaatgtgcagaaatatATGAGGCACCCAAGTGAGTTCGcaaattgctctcttattgatgtcgtggatgtaatcgtacAGTGTGATGATGAAGTGTTGACGATTGAGGATCCCCTCGCTGCATGTTTGACGAATTTGGAGGAAGTGAACGGTGAGGACTTGgcagaatgggtgttggcattgGAAGGTCGAGGGTTTTGGGATAGAGAACTAGAGTTCGATCCTCTACACTTAGGAaagagagaaactcctccagctaagccatccattgaagaaccacCGAAGCTGGAACTAAAGCCACTACCAacccacctcaggtatgaatttctgggaCCCGACTCCActctacctgttattatctcatctggtTTGTTAGATGTACAGGTCCAACAGCTTCTACAGGTATTGAAGGAGTGCAAATCTGCCATTGAGTGGACTATGGCAGACATCAAGGGGATCAACCCCGCTTaa